The segment CGTGTCTCCCCCTGCGATGCTCAGGGGGGAAATTAGGCTGTGGAGTAGGGTTAGGTTGGGAATCATCACCCCAAAGCTGCTCTGAGGCCGCCCCGCTTCCCCCAGGCACAGCCTCCCCACTGCTCAGAGCTCACCCGCTCCCAATCTCAGCTCTGCCCAATGAGAGCAAACAGCCACAGCCGCATCCCGGCCCCATGACACCTCGTTACACATTAACAGCAATGCCAATATTGACCTATTGCCCTACAGGGCAGCTCAGTGCCCCCACACCCCACTGTCCGTGCTGCTGGCACCCCAAAGTGCGGCCGcatggcagcaaagcagaggggaCCTCGACTTCTCCCTCtatttgtttcacagctgtgaGCTCCAAAGGGAAATCACGCGGCCGTGCTTTTCTCATTAAGCGCCGTCACATTTTCCAGACAGAAGCTCAGAGCTCCGTGCTGTAAGATGgggattttttcctcctttttcagctgcagatgcTTAAGGATCCCTGGCTGAAGGATCCTTCCCGGCCCCACCGTGAGCAACGCGTGGGGCACCCCAATGCCAACCCCAGCCAAACTGCCCCACGGAGCAAGTGATGGTGTGTCAAGGAGGTGCCCGTCTGTGTACAGGTGGGTGTTTGTCCAACAAGAGGAGCCCCACACAGACACTGCAGCTCCATCGCCCCCATCCCGCCCATGGCTGCACCGCTGGCGCTTCACATCGTGTGATCCCGAGCTGCTTTTGAAGGATGTGACCTAATTAAGGCTCAGCTCTTTTCAATATGATTTTCATAGTCCCACGGGTTCCTTTTCCCTGTGCGACCGGCCGGCCCGGCTGGGCCTCCTGGGACGTCTGGGAGCGGGAGGAGAAACCATCTGAGCACAGCCCCACGCAGCCCGGTACAAAGGCCATGCACGGCCCTGTTTGTCtccttgctgcagtgctgatggcGCAGAGCTGGgggctccctgcagcccccctgGCCGTGCCATTGAGCTGAGTTTGCCATGCTGAGGCAGCTGCATTGGCTGCCACTGAGCCCCAGGGATGGGTGTCAGGGCTGATGCACTGAGCCTCGGGCCCTATGGGGTAGGTGGCCCCTTCCCACGGGGAAAACACATCAATTTCTGGCTAAAAGGAGAATAAACGTCTCATCTGACCCCAAACCTGCCTGATCCCAACCTTCACCACCCACAGCAGCCAAACGCTGAGCCCCGGGGCTGTTGGATGGGCCAAATAGtgacttttgtgtgtgtttgttggaTGGGACACATCCCCATGGTGGGCCAAACAGGAGGAAGCCCCCATTGCAGAACCTGGGTGCACTGTGGTCAAGTGAGCAACGCACCATGTGTTCCCACAGcaaggctgggagctgggacGTTGTGCATGGGTTGGCAGAGCAGCTGAGCGAGCTGATCTGCAATTAAGGACGTTCCTCACTTCCTTCTGATTAGCATCAAGAAAAGCCATTCACTCACACACCGAGTGCTGCCTGCATTGGCTGGAGCAGTGTTCCCATGCACCAGGAGCGGgtgagcagctcagccaggCCAGGCTGCAGGGTGCATCACACAGGGGATGTCCCAATTCCCAGCACTCCCGTcgtgctgctgcctgcatctGCTCCAGGGCATCGCCTGGGCCAtgctgccagcctgcagcaaaACGGCACTTCAGAGCGTCATGGCCAAACAGCATCTCGGTGTCATACAACAACCCACCGTGTCACCACTTGGCACTCCAACCTGAGCACCCCAAGGGGCACCCCCTGCTCCTCCCTGaccctgcagcctcctccccCTGTGCCCAAATCCCGCGTGCTGTACCCTCCCCTCCTGCTCTATGTGGGTGTGCCGGGCCTCacctgccctgcactgctccaACCTGCCCGGccacccccagcagctccttcccccccccccgggctGGCTGGGCCTCCTGTGcgctccctgctgctcctcctgcccctgggcagcccctggGGTCATCCCCTGGCTGCTGCAATGCAATGCACACACCATGGGGAGAGCTGTGTGAATGGTGACAGGGCAGTGCCTTAAATCAGGTGGGAAGACAAGCAGGGGGGCAGGCTGAGCTCGGGGgacagaggctgcccagggctggagctgatGTTTAGCTTTGGGCACTGCCAAGGGTGCTGAGGGGCACAGCGGGGTGCAGGCAGCGTGGGGTGGGCACTGAGGGTGCCATTGGTGACAGCATCAGCAGGGACAGTGATAGTGCCACTGGTGGGACCCATTGAGGTGCCATTTCTAGGTGCCATTTCCCCAACACCCAGGgaccccacatccccatggctggAAGCTCACCGCGCTCTCTCCATCTCAGTgtgttcagtgtttgctgaCACGGCCTTGCTGAGCTCTGCCGTTCTGCTCAGCTCTCAGTGCGATGCTCAAACACTGCTGTCCTTTTTACAGCCCGCTCCCGAGCTGCACTGAGGGATGCTGCAAAGAGGAGCCAGCTGCCATCGATGGCAAAGCTGCGGAGGTGTCCCCAGTGCTGGCGTGTCCCACTAGCCTGGATAGCCCTCCCTGCCGGGTGTCTTGTCTCTATTTAAGCCCCTCTCTGGGGACATTATTAAGGACGTCTGTTACATTGCTCTGTACCAACGCGATGCAGCTCATTCCCATCTCCTCGCAGTCATCGGGCAGCACCTTCCCTGTGCTGCATCCCACACCTTTCAGCTTTGCCGTGGGATTTCCATGGGATTTCGCATGGCAAATCCTTGTCCTCTGATGCCCCCCCTTATTCCAATGGCACTACCTACAAATACGAGGGCAGAGGAGCCCCCGAGGTGTTTGGGAACATCGCGCCTCCCTGCTCCGTGCTGAGCCACAGAGCCTTAAATATCTGTCCCAAATCCACAGGAGAACAAGGCTGCTTAACTCTGTGTGCTCAGCCCAAAGGGAAACTCAGTGCTGAACTTCAGCTGGACGAGGGAACCCAAAATCAAGGAGGGGACAAGGAGCCCATCGGGAAGTGGTCGCTGTGGGTTTCATTGTGTTCCTGCTCGGCGTTTCTTGTGTAGCCCCAAAAAAGAATGaacccccttccctccccccagaAATGATGGGCGCCCCTTAAAGGAGCCCTATAACTGCACCATCATGGGACACCCCGAGAAACCCCCACACCCCACAGGGAGCTCTGGTGGGCAGAGATAATTAACAGGCACTAATTACAGGTGGAGTCCCGTTCAATGGGCCGCTCTCGAGGTTTCCAGCTCTCGGCAGGAAGCCGGGCTGTCAgtgtgcagctcagctctgcagcgCAGGAAATGCAGCACGGAGCACAAGCAGCCcgggctgtgggcagcctgcagGGGCACAGCTGGTGGTGGGGTCACAGCCCATGGAGATGCTccagagccgtggggatgtggcagcGCTGCccggagctgtgggtgccccatccctggaggtgcccgaGGCcgtggatgggccctgggcagctgagctggggggggacccagcccatggcagaggtggggctggggggctccttccaacccagatgTGCTGTAATTCTGTGACTATGACCGTGCTGCAATGAGCTCAGCCCCGAGCAGCCGGGAGGAGGATCACAGCTCCTTCCAaactcccttcccccccccccacacgCAGCCGTTTCATcttgtggctctgggcagtgaCACACACTGCGCTCACAGCCTCCTTCCtcaccctgccctgctccacAGCCACTTCCTCTGTGCGAAAGCAGGAGCAGCCGCAGACAAGTGCGGGTGGTTGGGTTCCGCAGCGCCTGGCAGTGGGTGCAGGGGGTGCAGGGTGCAGCCGGGGCCACCCCAAGGTGCCCCCCACCTCACAACAGCCCCAACCAAGGGcggggagcagcagctgcacacgAGGAAGAGAAACACTCAACTTCCTTTTTTGcttctgagagagaaaaggaagtgcCGAAATGGCAGAGATAaaacacagcccagccctgggaaCCAccgctgctccctgcagcacagacaccgcacagctctgctgtcctcACATCCCACACAGGGACAGCGATTCCAGGGTAAGGGTTTCCACCTGGGAGGCCAGGCTGGCATAAACACGCTGCTAAACGTCCCCCTGCAGACCAGCTGTTAATTACTgagctcttttccttccaagTGAACAAATAACGCGTGTGGTTATGACCAATTATGCCCTCACTGTGCTGCGCATCCAGGCACCACCTCTGCAAggaagggctgtgctcagtgtggAGCAAAGCTTGCAAGGAACATCTCAGAGGATGCAAATGGAGCACGTTggggtgcagcagcagccaggtgcCATCCCGCAGCAGCAGACCTGCCTCTGTGGGTGCACACGGCcacaagcagagcaggagcaacACCTCCTTTGAAAGTGAATTTCAAAGCAGTCACTGCGCAGCAACGAGAGGCAGCTTGGCAAGAAACACCAACTGCGAGAGGAACCTgctcagcagaacagcacaaagGTGTGAGGACGCAGCGCTGAGCGCCCTTAGAATAGCAAAGTGCAGATGGAGCTCAAAGAAAGCAGCGCTCTGCAGGGCACAGGCACCATCTgcgtgctgtgtgtgtgcagtgcccAGCACCAGGACCCTGCAATGCAGGAAACCACGGCTGGAAAGGGAACGAGCGGCCACTGCTCACCTCACATAGAAAAGTTTTATTGAGTGGCCCTCGGGGCTCAGCTGTGCCCCAGGTGTGTCCTCTCCTCGGGCAGTGCTGCCTatgggagcacacagcagcactgcatggtgAGCCCATCCCACCCTGCCTGAGCCTGCAGGCAGCGTGTCCTTCCTATTGGAAAGGTGCACGGGGGGCACACGGCCCAACCTGACACTTCTACATCACCAACACTGCAGGCCTGTCCTTGGTGGGGTTCCCTCCTCAGCAGGGTCCCAGCCAGCTGCCAAAGGACGGGCAGTGCCGACACACAGCTCACAACGGGGAATTCTGTGAAGAGAttgaaagggaaagcagaaaggtaCAAATGTCAGAACAGACTGGCTTTGTTTCAACACCGGACCCATGTGTCAGCAGCAGATACCTTTGTTATGCATCTGTCTGTTAAGCAATGTGAGGTTACTGGGATAGGCCGCCCAGCTCTGCTCTATGcagtggggtggggaggagggcagCGGAGCACAGggcacccagagcagcactgcgTGGTGTTTGTAACACTTGGGTGCCCCAAACCTTcatcctgcagcccacagctcacAGGGACAAAGGCTGCACCTGGCACAGCGCTGTGCTTCACAACTAAAGAGCTctgcaagcacagctctgctctgcagcttcacGGGGTCCCTCAGGCATTTCACAGTCACTTTACAGCTCCAATGGTGCCaatgagcagcagctcagctcagtgctggccaCATGCGCTGGCTGAGGCGCAGGGAGCCCCGTCACCCACCTTTGTTTTCCTGCGGATGCTCAGGATGTGGATGTCCTCGCTGCGGAACTGCTCGTCGTGCTGATCCAGGGGCACTCGCTCCAGCTCAAAGTCCACCTGAAGCAGCTGTGAGGACAGTGTGGGGTCATCGGGTGGCACTGCCCTTTGGAACGGAGCGTGCACAAAGCCAGGCCCGGTGACAAAGCTGCCCACAGCAACAAGCCACAAGTCTCCTGGTGCAGCTCATCTACCCTCATCTACCCAGTgccagctcacagctgcagacaccttgcagcacagaacaggagGCATCAGTTAAAGGGTGAATTAAAAAACGGTCTGAATCGAAGGCTTTAGATAGAAGcctttgcttccttctgcctcCAAACCGCAGCGCCCGCCTGGCTCTGCCAGCCCTCACAACTGGAgggaaaggcaaacaaacacacagcGCCTGCAGGATCCACTTGGCTGAACCACGACCAGCCGAGGAAGGAAATTAATTATGGGAAGGCAGAAATCATCCAGAAACACGTCGACTGACGGCAGGTACTGCTGGCACAGGGCGGCTGccttcacagcacagagccaaaCCCAACATGGGGGCAgcccagcagggacagccagagctgtgctgtgtgtccgacctcacagcacacagctggtcCGAGGGATCCCAGCAGGACCAGCacccacagtgcagcacagcgctgcttgtcaatgcagctgtgctggtttgCAGAGCTGGATTTGTGGAGCAGCCCGCCCTGTGCTTTCCATGGAGCACGTGAGAGGAAAACAGCTTCTCACCTGGTTAATGTTTAACTGTCCCCATAACCTGTGTGTGTTAGCAACCAGCTGGTGCAGAAAGAAGAGCACGGCCACCTGCTGACCTGCTGCTATGGAATCACTGCTCTGACACACACACGGGccattctgcagctctgtgcccaaaagcagcagcacagaaatggccagcacaggctgcacagggaccATCCAACCCGGCCTTCAACACCAtgggatggacggggcatccacagcctctctgggcagctgttccagcacctcactgctctcacagtaaagaacttcccctgacatccaacctaaacctgccCTCTTTCACTCCAATCCATGCCCTTTGTCCTGCCGTTCCAAAGAGCTGCACATgaagcacagacacacacacacacacagacacacacacacacagacacacacactcactcactcactcactcacctCCAAGTACCTCCTCTCAATCTCCGGGTTCCTCCCCTCGGTTCTCTGTTCgtagcagcacagcacacacgtATCGGGGCCCGTCAGCTCCCGCAGAGTCTTCAGCAGCGGCTCCAGGGACTGTCCAAAGGGGTCGAATTGTCCATAGGGGTTGAATTGCCCACAGGGGTTGAACTGCCCACGGTTCCCCTTTGCAGGTCACCTCACCGGCCGTTCCCCCTCACTCCCCCCGTCCCGTCCGTCGCCCCGTTACCTCCTCGTAGTAGATGCAGTCCGCCATAAGGATGTAATCTGGCGGCGGGCGGAACCCGGACACGTCCTGCCCCCTGTAACGGGGCTCGGGGTGAGCCTGGGCCgagcggcggcggggcgggcggggcgggcgcgTCCCCCGGGGCCCATACAAACCATTTGAGTCCCATACAAACCATTTCAGTACCTCGGCTCGCACCGACCCCGTCACCAGGTGCCGGTTGTTGTCGATATTCAcggccagcagctcctgcagctcctgcaggtcGGTCAGCGTCACGTCGGCCCTGAGTGTCGCGCGGTGCCGTCAGCCCGCAGCCCGCACGGtcccgcccgcagcccccgaCGGCGGCGCCGCGCTCACCCCAGCGTGGCCGCCATGATGCCCACGGCGCCGGTACCAGAACCCAGCTCCAGCACGGCCCGGCGGGACAGCGGGAACGAGCCGGTCTCCAGGAACTTGGCGAGCACCAGCGCCGCGTCCCACACCACGCAGCCCACCCCGCCAGAGCGCTGCAACAGCCGCAGCGACGGGCCCGAACGGAGCTCCAGCTCCCGAACGAAGCCCGACATGGCCGTTACACTGAGACGGCGCGGCCCCTCCTACACAGGGCGGCTGTGGAACCGAGCGGCGGGCGGGGATGGGGGGAATGAGAGTGTGAgagcggtgaggtgctggaacagctgcccagagaggctgtggatgccccgtccatccctggaggtgttcaaggccaggttggatggggccctgggcagcctgggctggtatcaatgtggaggttggtggccctgcctgtggtggggggttggagcttcatggtccttgaggtcccttccaacccaaggtGTTCTgtgagggctggagcagctctgctatgaggaaaggctgagggaactgggctgagttagcttagagaaggctgcggggagacctcattgtgggcatccagtacttgaagggagcgtataaacaggagggggaacggctgtttgtgagagtgggcagtgacaggacaagggggaatggtttgaaattgagacaggggaggtttaggttggatcttaggaggaagtttttcccccagagggtggtgacgcgctggaacaggttgcccaaggaggctgtggatgccccatccctgcaggcattcaaggccaggctggatgtggctctgggcagcctgggctgctggttggtgaccctgcacacagcagggggttggagctggatgagcactgtgggcctttgcaacccaggccatgctgtgatggTTCGATTATTCCCCACACCCACCAAGCACAtcgtgtccctcagtgctgcagttctttACCAAtgctcccatcccttccccaagAAGCATTCACTGCATTTGCAAGACTCCAAACTGCATCCAGAGCCCCACATATGttaaaatatgggaaaaaaggaattaataaaatacagttcccctccctgccctgtctttcttgctgtgctgcagccaggtCTCAGTGCCAGCAGGAACCATGCAGGctccagcacaggagctgcacgCACTCCgtccctgcaggctgtgctccctgcagcacccaggggCGTTTCGTTTCCTCTTCAGGGCTCTCCCATTCCAGCTGTTTATCCGCACTGTTGTCAGGATCTGCCTTTTCCCACAGCAGCCAACTCCAAACCCAGCAATTTCACATTCCTCCCCCAgcattttttactctttttatcCACCCCTCTAATtacaaagcagctgaaatgtCAGTTTGCTGCTCTATCTCGGCATTCCACAGAACCACACTGGTGGGAatctgctgctgccccagcactgcattACTTTGGGAACGTGTGTTTCTGTACCCGCcgtgctcctgtgctgctggcattgctgctgctccatcGCCGCCTTGGAACGCTCCTTCCTGTTGGCATTTCCCAGCTCCTGTTTTGCTTGGAAGAGGGTTTAATTGTGCGGTGAGTGAGCCGTAAGCAAGGCTGCTTTTTTTGCATTGCGCTGTGATTTATAGGCTGCCATTGAACTCCTGTGAAGGTACGAGCAGGATTTCATGCTTGGGGAATGCAGCTGAGAATTCCACAGCTTCAAACCCCCTTGGATCCAACCCCAAACAGACCTTTACAAAGGTTCTGGATGGTGGATCCTACACGTTCTCCATAATGTGCTTTAGGTGAGCCCCAACAAGGTCAGGATgggctctgtgggtcccttccaacagaGGGAAGTACTCCCATATGCACAGATGCCATTGCTATCAGCAGATGCTCAGCTTAAAACAATCTGGGAAGGACTTTGTTGAGTCAGGGCCAAAATATGAAGCTAAGCTGCATTTCACTGTGGGATGCTGAAGATGCACCTGGTCTGAGCATTTGTATGGAAGGtataaaaagctgctgtttaTGTATTCCCAAGTTTGAAAGAGACCTCCAGCCACAAACAGAACATTAAGAACTCACAGCCCCAACCACGTCCTAAAGGAACACACGCTGCTCAGGCTCTTGAAAATTAAGACTGGGGTGATTTATTAATCTTGTTAAGAACTCTGATACAAAGCACAGTAAAAGGCCACGGACCAGTAAATAAAAAGTGGCTTCTGGCCACTGTATAAATGCTGCTACAGTACTACCAGTAGGACAGACTCACTCTCGCACCAGTTCAACCCAGTAGTCCAACTGGCAAAGGAAAGTTCCGTTCACTTCTCAGTTCAAAAAGTTTAATAAAGCTTTAAATGTTTGCTGGTTTAAATGCTACCAATTTCCAAAACGGATTCACGATTAAGTTAGGTGAAATCTGAGGGAAGTTACTGGGTTTGGAAGGCAAGGCTGCTCCTGGGCCAGAGGAATCGCTTCTGGCCGCATAGGATCGGAGCAGCACTGTGTTACAGGCCTCGTATCGCTCCCATTTATACACGTTATTAGCACTATCTGTAAATATACAATATAAACAATTGTACGTACACGGCGTGTAGCTTTGTTCTCCTGAAGAGCAGCCAACTCTTTAGCTTAAGACATCTTCACCTACCGAAATGAAAAGGCACATCTGAACAAGATGCATGTTGGGCACGTCCTGGGGAGGCTGCCCATCCTTGTTCGTCACTCAACACCAACCGCAAGTTTTGGTTTCACCTTTGGGATTTCAatccatttctctttgtcttcagCAGCAAATCAACATGGCAGTAAAACACTGGGGAACAGCAGCTGTCACTCACCAACCTCGAAGCCCAAAGTCAGAAGGCAGGTGGCCAGAGGTTGAGATGGGTGACACTGTGTGTGTCCTCACCTCGTGTGATCGtcccaaaaaacaacaaaaaaaggccaTTAGTGCTCAAATTAGAAGAAAGATTCCACAGACACACCTTTTTGTTTTGGCTTAGTGCAATCAAATGATGTCAGTTTCAACTCAATTAGTGTTATTTACAGTGCAAAAGGTATCTTTGTATACTGGCATGACTGTCGGTACTGAGGGTGTGGAAAGCAATGCTGCTGGTCACCTGAGGGCAACGCTGTCCAACAGACACAGGCCAGACCGTGTAGTTttgatgggtttttttcccaatttaagctatttttgtctttgatCAGCAGCACTTTAAGAGCATAATTTGCGAGAGTACTAAAATACGACTGcctttctgaataaataaaaaaaggaacttTACAAATACTATTCCAGTGTCAATGACTACTATGGCTAAGGTCATTGAGGAGCTTCTGCGTTTTCTAGCAAAGACAGTCTGTGCAAAGGGGGGTGGGAGAGCTCCCTTTTGTAAGTCTTTGGTGGCAGCTTTGGGAGCTGAGGGCTCGAGTTCTGCCTGGGTGGGACGGGGGGTGCAGGCGGGTGACCCGGGCTGTTGTGAGCGGCGCCAATCACGCAGCAGCGACGCAGCACCCGCGGGGAGGGAGTGCTGGGAGgagtgctg is part of the Coturnix japonica isolate 7356 chromosome 5, Coturnix japonica 2.1, whole genome shotgun sequence genome and harbors:
- the VCPKMT gene encoding protein-lysine methyltransferase METTL21D isoform X2; protein product: MSGFVRELELRSGPSLRLLQRSGGVGCVVWDAALVLAKFLETGSFPLSRRAVLELGSGTGAVGIMAATLGADVTLTDLQELQELLAVNIDNNRHLVTGSVRAESLEPLLKTLRELTGPDTCVLCCYEQRTEGRNPEIERRYLELLQVDFELERVPLDQHDEQFRSEDIHILSIRRKTKNSPL
- the VCPKMT gene encoding protein-lysine methyltransferase METTL21D isoform X1, which produces MSGFVRELELRSGPSLRLLQRSGGVGCVVWDAALVLAKFLETGSFPLSRRAVLELGSGTGAVGIMAATLGADVTLTDLQELQELLAVNIDNNRHLVTGSVRAEVLKWGQDVSGFRPPPDYILMADCIYYEESLEPLLKTLRELTGPDTCVLCCYEQRTEGRNPEIERRYLELLQVDFELERVPLDQHDEQFRSEDIHILSIRRKTKNSPL